The genomic DNA AAGCGACTCTGCCAGAGCCCGTGATCGATCACCACCACCGGCGCCGCCCCTTGCAGGCAGTCCGCCGCCCGCAGCGGACGTCCCCGAACCGGACTCACGCCCAGCAATTCGAAGAGATCGCTGTCGACGATCATGGCCCGCAGCCGGGCCGGATCGGCCTCGTCTCCGCTCAGCGTCACGCTGCTGCTGCGGAATCCCGCCATCGATGTGAAGGACTCGGCGCCGCTCTTCCAGTCCAGGTACTGAGCCGGCGAGAGCGGAAGATGGTCGTATTGGTAGCGGGGGTCGTACTCCCAAAAGAGGACCAGTTGATCAGGGTCGTGGTAGGGCAGAGGACGCAGCAGCACCGAATACACCAGGCTGAAGATGGAGGTGGCGGCTCCGATGCCCAAGGCCAAGGTGATGACGGCCACCAGGCTGAAGGCTGGGGACTTGAGGAGCGTGCGGGCCGACTGGCGAAAATCGCGTATCCAGTTCATGACGAAAAAGTCTCCTGTCGGCGTGCGGCGGGGCGGGGACGGCGCCTGGTCCCGGCCTCGAATGCGCAGGCGATAGGCGGTCCTGACCAGGTCGGCGATCATCTCCTTCCAGAAACGCAAGGCCCCCCAGAACCCCTCATAGAGCGGGTCGCGGCGCTGAATGCGAAAGGCCTCGATGAGGGCTTGCTGGTAGCGCGTCCTGAACCAGTTTGGCAAGACGGCCAAAAGCCGCTCATAGAAGCGCTGACCCCATGCGGGACTCACGAACTCACCTCCGAGTCGGGGGCCAGGTTGCGGCTGCGTGCGAAAGAGAGAATCTCGTCCAGGCGCCGCAGCTCGGCTTCCATCGCCCGGCGTCCCAGCCCGCTGATGCGGTAGTAGCGACGCTGCGAATGGTCGTCTTCGCCGCCTCCCGGGCACTCCTCGATCAGGCCCTTGGCCTCGAGGCGGTGGATGCCTTCGTAGAGCGTCCCGGGGCCCAGCCTGATGCGTCCCCGGGTGCGCTCTTCCACCTCCTGCTTGATGGCGTAGCCGTGGCGCGAGTCCTCGGCCAGGCAGAGCAGGATGTGCAAAGTGGCGGGGGTCAGCGGCAACAGGTGCAGGATGGTTCTTGATTCAGCCATGAGCTCTCCTGACGTTCCAAAATCCTATCGGTTTCCGACATGTCGGCTGCCGATAGGTTACGCCTGTTGCTGGGCTCGGGTCAAGAGGATTTTTTGCTTGTCATTGCTTGCCAGGGAACGGGCTCAGGGGCTTCCGGTCACTCTGGTGGGGATCGCCGCAAGGATGCGCCTCCCACCCGGCCTGAATCGGTTCTGCTCGGCTTCGTCGATGAGCAGGCTGGCGGTGTAGTCGGTGGGAGATGGTCCCACCCGGCATGAATCGGTTCTGCTCGGCTTCTCGATGAGCAGGGTGGCGGTGTAGTCGGTGGGAGGGATGGTCTGGCACTCCCCACCCGGCAGTGAATCAGTCCTGCTCGGGCTCGGCGATGAGCAGGGTGGCGGTGTAGTCGGTGGGGGGGATGGTCTGGCCTTCCTTGGGATACGGGAGGAGGTCGGTGAGACGCAGGAGGTAGTTGCCCTGGCGGGTTTCGGCCAGCTCGGGGCTGCCCGCCTGGGCGGTGAGCTGCAGCGAGTGCTTTTCTTCGCCCTGGCGCAGAGTGAGGCGGATGGTGGCGCGGCCCTGCCAGATGCAATCGACGCCTTGGGGACAGCGGCTGTCTTCAAGCACCTCCTCGAAGGTGACGGTCAGGTCTTGATCCGCGATGCGGGCGCTGCGCCCCAAGGGCAGTTGAAAAGGCATGTCCATTTGAGCTGCCAGGACGGTAGGGTCGGGAGGCGGCGTTTGTTGGGGTGCGGGATCTTGGGGCGCCTGCTGGCATCCCAGCGAGGAGAAGCCCAACCACAAGGTCAAAAGAAGTTGCTTGGCTATCATTATCTTCTAGGATGGCGCCGCATCCAGACTGTTGCAAATGCCAGGTAGAGGATAAGATGCCATCAGGAGGCCGCCTATGAAGATCGCCGTATTCTCTGACTCTCACGACAACATCTGGAATCTGGAGGAGGCGCTGGGCAAAGCGGGTGACGCCGAGGCCTGGATTCACTGCGGAGACCTCTGCTCGCCTTTCGTGGTCAAGCAGATCGGAGAGGCGGCGCAAGGACGTCCTGTGCACGTGGTGTGGGGCAACAACGACGCCGACGCCCGGCTGATCTGCCGCATCGCCTCGGGATTCGAAGAGTTCCACTTGCACGGGCAGATGGCCGAAATGAACCTGGCCGGACGCCGCATCGCCGTCAATCACTATCCCGAGATCGCCCGTCCGCTGGCCAAGAGCGGGGACTACGACCTGGTCTGCTATGGGCACGACCACATCCGCCATCACTCGCAGGGCGGAGGGACTGCGCTGCTCAATCCCGGGGAGATCATGGGGATGAAAGGGCAGGCCACCTTTGCAGTGGTTGATCTGGGGGATATGTCCGTCGAGTTTGTGGAGATTGGCGGCTAAAGCGAACGGAGGGCGCGGATGCGCTCGACCATGGGGGGATGGGAGTAGTTGAGGAAGACGTAGAAGGGGTGGGGCGTCAAGTTGGAGAGATTCTGGCGGGCCAGCTTCTTGAGCGCTCCCACCAGGGACTCGGCTTCGTAGGTCTGGGCGGCGTACTCGTCGGCCTGGTACTCGAATTTGCGTGAAAGGGCCTGCATGGCGATGGAGAGCAGCAGTTCGATGGGCGAGTAGAGGAGTCCGAAGAAGAGCAGGCCGGCGTAGATCGACATGTTGTCCATGTAGAAGGCCTCAAACAGTCCCGGCTCGCTGAGAAACAGGGAGAGCAGGAAGAAGAGAAGCCCCATGTAGAGAATGCTGATGATCAGGTTCTGCAGAACGTGGCGCCGCTTGTAGTGGCCGATTTCATGAGCCAGGACGGCCACCAGTTCCCGCACGCCTTGTTTTTCCACCAAAGTGTCGTAAAGAGCCACCCGCTTGCGCTTGCCGAAGCCCATGAAAAAGGCGTTGGCCTTGGAAGAGCGGCGCGAGCCGTCCATCACGAAGACGTTCTGGAGGGGGAAATCGACCCGGTCGGCGTAGTCGAGAATCGAGTCGCGCAGATCGCCCTGCTCCAGCGGTTCGAACTTGTTGAAGAGGGGCATGATCCAGGTCGGTGCGATCAACTGCAGGAAGAGCGTCCACACCACGGCGGCGGCCCAGCAGTAGATCCAGGCCTGGGCTCCCAAGGTTTGGAAGAACCAGAGAATGCCGGTCAGCAGCACGCCTCCCAGAAGCGCACCCAGGGCCAGCCCCTTGAGCAGGTCGGCGATAAAGGTCTTGGCGGTGGTCTTGTTGAAGCCGTAGCGCTCTTCGATGACGAAGGTGGAATAGATCTGAAAGGGCAGCGACAGAAGTCCCGAGGCCAGTACCAGGGCGCCGATATAAAGCAAGCCCGTCAGCAAGGGTCCGTAGCCCAGTTGACGCAGCCACAGGTCGAGCAGATTGAATCCGCCGACATGCCAGAAGGCCAGCAGCAGAACCAGATTGAAAGATGAGGTGAGGATGCCGAAGCGGGTGCGCTCGCGGGTGTATTGTTGAGAGCGCCGATAGTCCTCGGCGTCATAGACGTCCTGGAATTCCTCCGGCAGCCGTTCGGAAAGAGCCCGCAGGTTGAGCAGGTCGGAAATCAGCGACAATAGATATTCGCCCAGCAAGGCTGCTAGGATGATACCGCCATAGACATTCATAAGCGCCTTGGATTTTAGCGCGAATCGGCTCAGGCTGATGAACGGGCCGGGCTTCGCGGGGCGGCGAACGGGAGTTTGAAGCGAGGAGGCCGACATGTTTCGACGAGTGATTCTAGTAGCTGTAAGCGTACTGCTGGGCCTGCCCATGGTGGGCGGAGACCGTTTGACGGGCAAGATGTACACGACCCGTTCGCCGGTCATCGCCCAGCATGGAGCGGCGGCCACCTCCCAGCCCCTGGCCACCCAGATCGCCATCGACATCCTCAAGAAGGGCGGCAGCGCCGTGGACGCAGCCATTGCCGCCAACGCCGCTCTGGGACTCATGGAGCCGACCGGAAACGGCATCGGCGGAGACCTCTTCGCCATCGTCTGGATTGAGGAAGAGCAGAAGCTCTACGGACTCAACGCCAGCGGACGCTCGCCCCTGGCCCTCACCATCGACGAGTTCCGCAGGCGCGGACTGGAATCGATTCCCGGCGCCAGCGGACTGTCCCATTCCGTGCCGGGCGCGGTGCACGGCTGGTTCGAGCTGCACGGCAAGTTCGGACGCCTGCCCATGAAGGACGTCC from Acidobacteriota bacterium includes the following:
- a CDS encoding PadR family transcriptional regulator, whose protein sequence is MAESRTILHLLPLTPATLHILLCLAEDSRHGYAIKQEVEERTRGRIRLGPGTLYEGIHRLEAKGLIEECPGGGEDDHSQRRYYRISGLGRRAMEAELRRLDEILSFARSRNLAPDSEVSS
- a CDS encoding metallophosphoesterase, coding for MKIAVFSDSHDNIWNLEEALGKAGDAEAWIHCGDLCSPFVVKQIGEAAQGRPVHVVWGNNDADARLICRIASGFEEFHLHGQMAEMNLAGRRIAVNHYPEIARPLAKSGDYDLVCYGHDHIRHHSQGGGTALLNPGEIMGMKGQATFAVVDLGDMSVEFVEIGG
- a CDS encoding M48 family metallopeptidase, encoding MNVYGGIILAALLGEYLLSLISDLLNLRALSERLPEEFQDVYDAEDYRRSQQYTRERTRFGILTSSFNLVLLLAFWHVGGFNLLDLWLRQLGYGPLLTGLLYIGALVLASGLLSLPFQIYSTFVIEERYGFNKTTAKTFIADLLKGLALGALLGGVLLTGILWFFQTLGAQAWIYCWAAAVVWTLFLQLIAPTWIMPLFNKFEPLEQGDLRDSILDYADRVDFPLQNVFVMDGSRRSSKANAFFMGFGKRKRVALYDTLVEKQGVRELVAVLAHEIGHYKRRHVLQNLIISILYMGLLFFLLSLFLSEPGLFEAFYMDNMSIYAGLLFFGLLYSPIELLLSIAMQALSRKFEYQADEYAAQTYEAESLVGALKKLARQNLSNLTPHPFYVFLNYSHPPMVERIRALRSL